In Actinomycetota bacterium, one genomic interval encodes:
- the thpR gene encoding RNA 2',3'-cyclic phosphodiesterase produces the protein MRAFFAVELSDAVREALAGVRDSVISADPQWRSATWVASENLHVTVKFLGDIDEATASGLCDSLAWQLACELPPRLTFTGLRAVPGARRARMLWATLDDEDGLLARVAAVVEVASPATDVESGRRPFSPHVTLVRARRPMSMSEEPLKLAENHLFTMLSAGRRAMSVPSITLVRSTLTRNGPIYETISSIAVGSD, from the coding sequence GTGCGCGCGTTCTTCGCGGTGGAGCTGTCTGACGCCGTTCGCGAGGCACTCGCAGGAGTACGCGACAGCGTGATCTCGGCAGACCCGCAGTGGCGCAGCGCTACCTGGGTAGCGTCCGAGAACCTGCACGTAACGGTGAAGTTCCTTGGCGACATCGACGAGGCGACAGCGAGCGGCCTCTGCGACTCGCTCGCCTGGCAGCTTGCCTGCGAGCTCCCTCCTCGGCTGACGTTCACGGGCCTGCGCGCGGTTCCCGGGGCGCGTCGCGCGCGGATGCTGTGGGCCACCCTCGACGACGAGGACGGTCTCCTGGCGCGCGTTGCGGCCGTCGTGGAGGTGGCGTCTCCCGCAACGGATGTCGAGTCGGGCCGACGCCCTTTCTCTCCGCACGTCACGCTCGTTCGTGCACGACGCCCGATGTCAATGTCCGAAGAGCCGCTCAAGCTCGCCGAGAATCATCTCTTCACGATGCTCTCCGCAGGTAGGAGAGCAATGTCAGTGCCGTCGATTACGCTTGTCCGCAGTACGTTGACGCGAAACGGGCCGATCTACGAGACCATCTCGTCGATTGCAGTCGGCAGCGATTGA
- a CDS encoding nicotinamide-nucleotide amidohydrolase family protein, producing VVAYSDNAKMTLLGVEAPTLQRYGAVSARTAEEMAAGACRALGADVAIATTGIAGPNGGSEEKPVGLVWFAIAGAEGATSWSLNLFGDRHGVRTRATLAALDGLRRHLRGR from the coding sequence CGTGGTCGCGTACTCCGACAACGCGAAGATGACGCTCCTTGGCGTGGAAGCGCCCACGTTGCAGCGATACGGCGCAGTCAGTGCGCGAACTGCCGAGGAGATGGCGGCCGGCGCATGTCGCGCGCTCGGGGCGGATGTCGCGATCGCCACGACCGGCATCGCTGGTCCCAACGGCGGCTCGGAGGAGAAGCCTGTGGGGCTCGTGTGGTTCGCGATCGCGGGCGCCGAAGGCGCGACATCGTGGAGTCTCAACCTGTTCGGCGACCGCCACGGTGTGCGCACGCGTGCAACGCTGGCGGCACTCGATGGGCTTCGACGCCACCTCAGGGGTCGCTGA